A section of the Triticum dicoccoides isolate Atlit2015 ecotype Zavitan chromosome 7A, WEW_v2.0, whole genome shotgun sequence genome encodes:
- the LOC119332676 gene encoding serine/threonine-protein kinase UCNL-like, protein MVFGRTPFKGKNCKETFWNVLHREVEFPGDTQRRMPELTDLISQLLQRDPARRLGYAGGTDKIRVQPFYAGMAWDMLADVTHPPYIPPPAEDNAADGEGFDVRDYFKKLHQSPAPPPPESGSSSSSSSDFSSVF, encoded by the coding sequence ATGGTGTTCGGCCGCACGCCGTTCAAGGGCAAGAACTGCAAGGAGACGTTCTGGAATGTGCTGCACAGGGAGGTCGAGTTCCCGGGCGACACCCAGCGCCGGATGCCGGAGCTGACCGACCTCATCTCGCAGCTGCTGCAGCGGGATCCCGCGAGGCGGCTCGGGTACGCCGGCGGCACTGACAAGATCCGGGTGCAGCCGTTCTACGCCGGGATGGCATGGGACATGCTCGCGGATGTGACCCACCCGCCCTACATCCCGCCGCCAGCGGAGGACAACGCAGCCGACGGCGAGGGCTTCGACGTGAGGGACTACTTCAAGAAGCTCCACCAGTCGCCGGCACCGCCGCCTCCAGAGTCGGgctcgtcgtcctcgtcgtcgtcggacTTCTCGTCGGTGTTCTGA